One genomic region from Paroceanicella profunda encodes:
- a CDS encoding RsmB/NOP family class I SAM-dependent RNA methyltransferase — protein MSDAPQGLAPRAAALRLLHDVLHDGEMLGEGGFDTDLAPAERARALALGASVLRNLGRVDAILNPWLTREPPLRVRNALRLAATELLAENTAPHAAVDAAVRLVEASPRTRHLKGLTNAVARRLTREGAALWEAQVPGDLTLTGPLRARIETAWGPEAAQAIARAHAAGAPLDLTPRDPAQAAALAERLGATLLPGGSLRLPRGGQVSALSGYDEGAWWVQDTAAAMPVRLLGDVAGLTALDLCAAPGGKTLQLAAGGARVTALDISEPRLARLHENLARTGLPAEVIIADAMDWAPAEPFDIVLVDAPCSATGTIRRHPDLPFLKSHTDLRSLTRLQDRMLARSWDWVKPGGRLVFCTCSLFPEEGEARLDRFLARHPEAEALPVPALDGIAPGWAEGAALRLRPDYWAEAGGMDGFFASVIRRGG, from the coding sequence GTGAGCGACGCGCCCCAGGGCCTCGCCCCCCGCGCCGCCGCCCTGCGCCTGCTGCACGACGTGCTCCATGACGGCGAGATGCTCGGCGAGGGCGGTTTCGACACCGACCTCGCCCCGGCCGAGCGCGCCCGCGCCCTGGCGCTGGGCGCCTCCGTGCTGCGCAATCTCGGCCGGGTGGACGCCATCCTGAACCCCTGGCTCACCAGGGAGCCGCCGCTCAGGGTGCGCAACGCGCTGCGCCTCGCCGCCACCGAGCTGCTGGCGGAGAACACCGCCCCCCACGCGGCCGTGGATGCCGCCGTGCGCCTCGTGGAGGCCAGCCCGCGCACCCGGCACCTGAAGGGCCTCACCAACGCCGTGGCCCGGCGGCTCACCCGTGAGGGCGCCGCGCTGTGGGAGGCGCAGGTGCCCGGGGACCTCACCCTCACCGGGCCGCTGCGCGCGCGCATCGAGACGGCCTGGGGGCCGGAGGCCGCGCAGGCCATCGCCCGCGCCCATGCCGCGGGCGCCCCGCTCGACCTCACGCCGCGCGACCCCGCGCAGGCCGCCGCCCTGGCCGAACGCCTGGGCGCCACGCTGCTGCCCGGCGGCAGCCTGCGCCTGCCGCGGGGCGGGCAGGTCTCGGCGCTGTCGGGGTATGACGAGGGGGCCTGGTGGGTGCAGGACACTGCCGCCGCCATGCCGGTGCGGCTGCTGGGCGATGTCGCCGGCCTCACCGCGCTAGACCTCTGCGCCGCGCCGGGGGGCAAGACCCTTCAGCTTGCCGCCGGCGGTGCCCGCGTCACCGCGCTGGACATCTCCGAGCCGCGGCTGGCGCGGCTGCACGAGAACCTCGCCCGCACCGGGCTGCCGGCGGAGGTGATCATCGCCGACGCGATGGACTGGGCGCCGGCGGAGCCCTTCGACATCGTGCTGGTCGACGCGCCCTGTTCGGCCACCGGCACCATCCGCCGTCACCCCGACCTGCCGTTCCTGAAGTCCCACACCGACCTGCGCAGCCTCACCCGGCTGCAGGACCGGATGCTCGCCCGCTCCTGGGACTGGGTGAAGCCCGGCGGGCGGCTGGTGTTCTGCACCTGCTCGCTGTTCCCGGAGGAGGGCGAGGCCCGGCTGGACCGGTTCCTCGCGCGGCATCCGGAGGCCGAGGCCCTGCCGGTGCCGGCGCTCGACGGCATCGCGCCCGGCTGGGCGGAGGGTGCGGCCCTGCGCCTGCGCCCGGACTACTGGGCGGAGGCCGGCGGCATGGACGGTTTCTTTGCCAGCGTGATTCGCCGCGGCGGGTGA
- a CDS encoding heparinase II/III family protein: MAGLGPFFRRQARRLSLGRRRLLNALRARSVIFARAPEGTGPPIEARAIGSFERGRALAGGRIALAGHGLEHEGPPWSLTPPDAAFRDALHGFGWIDDLVAAGDARARRTLLAWVTDWIARYDTGTGPGWTPGLAGRRMIHLSCHLGLLVQGGNAGGTRRLLRSLARQERYLARSWSAAAPGRERFEALAGLVFVSLALGRPAVQARLRLFGAECLRTIGEDGGIASRNPEELLEVFTLMVWTARALEDAGHPPDTAHLQAIRRAAPTLRALRMGDGALARFHGGGRGGRGSAGQLDRALVDSGVRDRAGPGPAMGFTRLQAGRTALVIDTAPPPGGACAASAHASTLGLEISVGRQPLISSLGPGIQFGAEWRRACRATGSHSALMVEHVSSARFSGPDPVLGDRLVEAPAHVEAERVEDPSGLWLLTAHDGYTLPFGLVHQRRLFLAPDGHDLRGEDTLNATTEAQRARFARAVEGAPRLGLAFTAIFHLHPDVVAEPGPAANAVTLRLPGGETWVFRQSGGTLELAESVFLDQERLEARETKQVVVTSRAVEYGGRVTWAFRRAGDGAPGPREPGNAGPG; this comes from the coding sequence ATGGCAGGGCTGGGGCCGTTCTTTCGCAGGCAGGCGCGGCGGCTGTCACTCGGCCGGCGCAGGCTGCTGAACGCGCTGAGGGCCCGCAGCGTGATCTTCGCGCGGGCACCGGAGGGCACGGGCCCGCCGATCGAGGCCCGCGCCATCGGCAGTTTCGAGCGCGGGCGGGCGCTGGCCGGCGGCCGGATCGCGCTCGCCGGCCACGGGCTGGAACACGAGGGCCCGCCCTGGAGCCTCACGCCCCCGGACGCCGCCTTCCGTGACGCGCTGCACGGCTTCGGCTGGATCGACGACCTGGTCGCGGCGGGGGACGCGCGGGCGCGCCGCACCCTGCTGGCCTGGGTGACGGACTGGATCGCGCGCTACGACACCGGCACCGGGCCGGGCTGGACCCCGGGGCTGGCCGGGCGCCGGATGATCCACCTCTCCTGCCATCTCGGCCTGCTGGTGCAGGGCGGCAATGCCGGCGGCACCCGCCGGCTGCTGCGCAGCCTGGCGCGGCAGGAACGCTACCTCGCCCGATCCTGGAGCGCGGCCGCGCCGGGGCGCGAGCGCTTCGAGGCCCTGGCCGGGCTGGTGTTCGTGAGCCTCGCGCTGGGGCGCCCCGCGGTGCAGGCGCGCCTGCGGCTGTTCGGCGCGGAATGCCTCAGGACCATCGGCGAGGACGGCGGCATCGCCTCGCGCAACCCCGAGGAGCTGCTGGAGGTCTTCACCCTGATGGTCTGGACCGCGCGCGCCCTGGAGGACGCGGGCCACCCGCCCGACACCGCCCATCTGCAGGCGATCCGCCGCGCCGCGCCCACGCTGCGGGCCCTGCGCATGGGCGACGGCGCGCTGGCCCGCTTCCACGGCGGCGGCCGGGGCGGGCGCGGCAGCGCCGGGCAGCTCGACCGGGCGCTGGTCGATTCCGGGGTGCGCGACCGCGCCGGCCCGGGCCCCGCCATGGGCTTCACCCGCCTGCAGGCCGGGCGCACGGCGCTGGTGATCGACACCGCCCCGCCGCCGGGCGGCGCCTGCGCGGCCTCCGCCCATGCCTCCACGCTGGGGCTGGAGATTTCCGTGGGCCGCCAGCCGCTGATCTCATCGCTGGGGCCGGGCATCCAGTTCGGCGCGGAATGGCGCCGGGCCTGCCGGGCCACCGGCTCGCATTCCGCGCTCATGGTCGAGCATGTCTCCTCGGCGCGCTTCTCTGGCCCGGACCCGGTGCTGGGCGACCGGCTGGTCGAGGCGCCGGCCCATGTGGAGGCCGAACGGGTGGAGGACCCGAGCGGCCTGTGGCTGCTGACCGCGCATGACGGCTACACGCTGCCCTTCGGCCTCGTCCACCAGCGCCGGCTGTTCCTGGCCCCCGACGGGCACGACCTGCGCGGCGAGGACACGCTGAACGCCACCACCGAGGCGCAGCGCGCCCGCTTCGCCCGGGCGGTGGAGGGGGCGCCGCGGCTGGGCCTCGCCTTCACCGCGATCTTCCACCTCCACCCGGACGTGGTGGCGGAGCCGGGCCCGGCGGCCAATGCCGTCACCCTGCGGCTGCCGGGCGGCGAGACCTGGGTGTTCCGCCAGTCCGGCGGCACTCTGGAGCTGGCGGAGTCGGTTTTTCTCGATCAGGAGCGGCTGGAAGCGCGGGAGACGAAACAGGTGGTGGTCACTTCCCGCGCGGTGGAGTATGGGGGCCGGGTCACTTGGGCCTTCAGGCGGGCCGGGGACGGGGCGCCCGGCCCGCGTGAGCCCGGGAATGCCGGTCCTGGCTGA
- the purH gene encoding bifunctional phosphoribosylaminoimidazolecarboxamide formyltransferase/IMP cyclohydrolase, protein MTTDIVPIRRALLSVSDKTGLIDLARALHAAGVELLSTGGSAGALREAGLPVRDVAEVTGFPEMMDGRVKTLHPMVHGGLLALRDDAGHVAAMEEHGIAPIDLLVVNLYPFEATVARGAEYDTCIENIDIGGPAMIRAAAKNHGFVTTVVDVEDYAPLLEELAQGGTSLAFRKRMALTAYARTAAYDAAVSAWLADAIAEEAPRRRAVAGTLAQTLRYGENPHQSAAFYRDGSTRPGVSSAAQLQGKELSYNNINDTDAAFELVAEFDPAEGPAVAIIKHANPCGVARGASFEEAYQAAYDCDRTSAFGGIVALNGALDGATAKRITEIFTEVVIAPEVTDEAREIFAAKKNLRLLVTGGLPDVTAPGRTWRQVSGGYLVQDRDNGRLSLPDLRVVTKRAPTEAEMADMLFAWRVAKHVKSNAIVYVKGGATVGVGAGQMSRVDSSRIAARKAGDMAEALGLSELPTIGSAVASDAFFPFADGLLAAAEAGATAVIQPGGSMRDAEVIAAADEAGLAMVLTGMRHFRH, encoded by the coding sequence ATGACCACCGACATCGTGCCGATCCGGCGCGCGCTGCTGTCCGTTTCCGACAAGACCGGTCTCATCGACCTCGCCCGCGCCCTGCATGCGGCGGGCGTCGAGCTGCTCTCCACCGGCGGCTCCGCCGGGGCCCTGCGCGAAGCGGGCCTGCCGGTGCGCGACGTGGCCGAGGTGACCGGCTTCCCGGAGATGATGGACGGCCGCGTGAAGACCCTGCACCCGATGGTGCACGGCGGCCTGCTGGCGCTGCGCGATGACGCCGGCCATGTGGCGGCGATGGAGGAGCACGGCATCGCCCCCATCGACCTGCTGGTGGTGAACCTCTACCCGTTCGAGGCCACCGTGGCCCGGGGCGCGGAGTATGACACCTGCATCGAGAACATCGACATCGGCGGCCCGGCGATGATCCGCGCCGCGGCCAAGAACCACGGTTTCGTCACCACCGTGGTGGACGTGGAGGATTATGCCCCGCTGCTGGAGGAACTGGCGCAGGGCGGCACCTCGCTTGCCTTCCGCAAGAGGATGGCGCTCACCGCCTATGCCCGCACCGCGGCCTATGACGCGGCCGTCTCGGCCTGGCTGGCCGACGCCATCGCCGAGGAGGCCCCGCGCCGCCGCGCCGTGGCCGGCACCCTGGCCCAGACCCTGCGCTACGGCGAGAACCCGCACCAGTCCGCCGCCTTCTACCGCGACGGCTCCACGCGTCCCGGTGTCTCCTCCGCCGCGCAGCTTCAGGGCAAGGAGCTGAGCTACAACAACATCAACGACACCGACGCGGCCTTCGAGCTGGTGGCGGAGTTCGACCCGGCCGAGGGCCCGGCGGTGGCGATCATCAAGCACGCCAACCCCTGCGGCGTGGCGCGGGGCGCCTCGTTCGAGGAGGCCTACCAGGCCGCCTATGACTGCGACCGCACCTCCGCCTTCGGCGGCATCGTGGCGCTGAACGGCGCGCTGGACGGCGCCACCGCGAAGCGCATCACCGAGATCTTCACCGAGGTGGTCATCGCCCCCGAGGTGACCGACGAGGCCCGCGAGATCTTCGCCGCGAAGAAGAACCTGCGCCTGCTGGTGACCGGCGGCCTGCCCGACGTCACCGCGCCGGGCCGCACCTGGCGGCAGGTGTCCGGCGGCTACCTGGTGCAGGACCGCGACAACGGCCGGCTCTCCCTCCCCGACCTCAGGGTGGTGACGAAGCGCGCCCCCACCGAGGCGGAGATGGCCGACATGCTGTTTGCCTGGCGCGTGGCCAAGCACGTGAAGTCGAACGCCATCGTCTACGTGAAGGGCGGCGCCACGGTGGGCGTGGGCGCGGGCCAGATGAGCCGGGTGGACAGCAGCCGCATCGCCGCGCGCAAGGCCGGCGACATGGCCGAGGCGCTGGGCCTCTCCGAGCTGCCGACCATCGGTTCGGCCGTCGCCTCCGATGCGTTCTTCCCCTTCGCCGACGGCCTGCTGGCCGCGGCCGAGGCGGGGGCGACCGCGGTGATCCAGCCCGGCGGCTCCATGCGGGACGCGGAGGTGATCGCCGCCGCCGACGAGGCCGGCCTCGCCATGGTGCTCACCGGCATGCGCCACTTCCGCCACTGA
- the lspA gene encoding signal peptidase II has protein sequence MTPGLRRALLTALPVFALDQLSKYAVVVGLNLDAVGRVEVAPPYLVFQMAWNRGVNFGLLSNDSTLGPWLLVALSVAVSVALALWSRRMRGWTLPAAVGLVIGGALGNAIDRVLWGAVADFINMSCCGFTSPWSFNVADIAIFAGAAALIVFSGREGKPAGRKR, from the coding sequence ATGACCCCCGGCCTGCGCCGCGCCCTGCTCACCGCACTGCCCGTCTTCGCCCTCGACCAGCTGTCGAAATACGCGGTGGTGGTGGGACTGAACCTCGACGCGGTGGGCCGGGTCGAGGTGGCCCCGCCCTATCTCGTGTTCCAGATGGCGTGGAACCGCGGGGTCAACTTCGGCCTGCTGAGCAACGACAGCACGCTGGGGCCCTGGCTGCTGGTGGCGCTGTCGGTGGCGGTGTCGGTGGCGCTGGCGCTCTGGTCGCGCAGGATGCGCGGCTGGACGCTGCCCGCGGCGGTGGGGCTGGTGATCGGCGGCGCGCTGGGCAATGCGATCGACCGCGTGCTCTGGGGCGCGGTGGCCGATTTCATCAACATGTCGTGCTGCGGCTTCACCAGCCCGTGGTCGTTCAACGTGGCCGACATCGCCATCTTCGCCGGCGCCGCGGCGCTGATCGTGTTCTCGGGGCGCGAGGGCAAGCCGGCCGGGCGCAAGCGCTGA
- a CDS encoding DUF3035 domain-containing protein: protein MAYRGIGTKTGLALMLALGVAACGDGGTGERQSLLRSAGLRQAPPDEFLVVQRNKLEMPGSYSSLPPPNPEGRNLVDPQPEQEVATLLSGAGAAGATRGGALSPGQTALMASAGTPAPGIRQTVQVEDSAREGGSDNYGLSSFMGYSFNDPYEDEILDPGPEAQRLRDQGVMTPAAPPQAVEPDAGTRGEDPAHGTIIF, encoded by the coding sequence ATGGCATACCGTGGCATCGGAACGAAGACGGGCCTCGCCCTCATGCTTGCGCTGGGCGTCGCCGCCTGCGGTGACGGCGGCACCGGCGAACGCCAGAGCCTGTTGCGCTCGGCCGGCCTGCGCCAGGCGCCGCCGGACGAGTTTCTCGTCGTGCAGCGCAACAAGCTCGAGATGCCGGGCAGCTATTCCAGCCTGCCGCCGCCGAATCCCGAAGGCCGCAACCTCGTCGACCCGCAGCCCGAGCAGGAGGTGGCCACGCTGCTCTCCGGCGCCGGTGCGGCGGGTGCCACGCGCGGCGGGGCGCTGAGCCCGGGGCAGACCGCGCTCATGGCCTCCGCAGGCACCCCGGCTCCCGGCATCCGCCAGACCGTGCAGGTCGAGGACAGCGCGCGCGAGGGCGGCTCGGACAACTACGGCCTGAGCTCCTTCATGGGCTATTCCTTCAACGACCCCTACGAGGACGAGATCCTCGATCCCGGCCCGGAGGCGCAGCGCCTGCGCGATCAGGGGGTGATGACCCCCGCCGCGCCGCCGCAGGCCGTGGAGCCGGACGCGGGCACCCGCGGCGAAGACCCGGCCCACGGCACCATCATCTTCTGA
- a CDS encoding M16 family metallopeptidase, whose amino-acid sequence MLGLPAAAEAPVTHFTLDNGMEGVVIEDHRAPVVTHMVWYRIGSADEQPGKSGIAHFLEHLMFKGTDTIPEGAFSKIVAANGGQDNAFTSYDYTGYFQNIAADRLDVVMKMEADRMRNLVLSDAVVNPERDVILEERNSRVENNPSALFGEQMDAAQFMNHHYGIPVIGWRHEMEGLTREDALAFYHRYYAPNNAILVVAGDVDPAKVEEMAKEIYGPVAPTPDLAPRARPQEPPQRAPRHLTYEDPRVGQPYVMRTYLSPERNPGDQKTAAALTVLAELLGGSGLTSVMGQELQLKQKIALASGASYQGLSIDPNTFTVYVVPVPGVSLADAEAAMDKVIADFLQNGPDPDDLARIREQVRASEIYALDSQSGLARRYGSALAVGLTVEDVAAWPDLLQEVTADDVMAAAREVFNPLNSVTGWLKAPDPAPGAPEGVAPAAATDLPAATGEVTQ is encoded by the coding sequence ATGCTCGGGCTTCCCGCGGCGGCGGAAGCCCCCGTGACCCATTTCACCCTCGACAACGGCATGGAAGGCGTGGTGATCGAAGACCATCGCGCCCCGGTCGTCACCCACATGGTGTGGTACCGCATCGGCTCCGCCGACGAACAGCCCGGCAAGTCCGGCATCGCGCATTTCCTCGAACACCTGATGTTCAAGGGCACGGACACCATCCCCGAGGGGGCCTTCTCCAAGATCGTCGCCGCGAACGGCGGGCAGGACAACGCCTTCACCTCCTACGACTACACCGGCTATTTCCAGAACATCGCCGCCGACCGGCTGGACGTGGTGATGAAGATGGAGGCGGACCGGATGCGCAACCTCGTGCTCTCGGACGCGGTGGTGAACCCGGAGCGCGACGTGATCCTGGAGGAGCGCAACTCCCGGGTGGAGAACAACCCCTCCGCCCTGTTCGGCGAGCAGATGGACGCCGCCCAGTTCATGAACCACCATTACGGCATTCCGGTGATCGGCTGGCGCCACGAGATGGAGGGGCTGACCCGCGAGGACGCGCTGGCCTTCTACCACCGCTACTACGCGCCCAACAACGCCATCCTCGTGGTGGCGGGCGACGTGGACCCGGCGAAGGTGGAGGAGATGGCGAAGGAGATCTACGGGCCCGTTGCCCCCACGCCGGACCTCGCCCCCCGCGCCCGCCCGCAGGAGCCGCCGCAGCGCGCGCCGCGCCACCTCACCTACGAGGACCCCCGCGTGGGCCAACCCTACGTGATGCGCACCTACCTCTCGCCGGAGCGCAACCCCGGCGACCAGAAGACCGCCGCCGCGCTCACCGTGCTGGCGGAGCTGCTGGGCGGCTCCGGCCTCACCTCGGTGATGGGCCAGGAGCTGCAGCTCAAGCAGAAGATCGCGCTTGCCTCCGGCGCCTCCTACCAGGGCCTGTCGATCGACCCGAACACCTTCACGGTCTACGTGGTGCCGGTGCCCGGCGTGTCGCTGGCCGACGCGGAGGCGGCGATGGACAAGGTGATCGCCGATTTCCTGCAGAACGGCCCGGACCCGGACGATCTCGCCCGCATCCGCGAGCAGGTGCGCGCCTCGGAGATCTACGCGCTCGACAGCCAGTCCGGCCTCGCCCGGCGCTATGGCTCGGCACTGGCCGTGGGCCTCACGGTCGAGGACGTGGCCGCCTGGCCCGACCTGCTGCAGGAGGTGACGGCCGATGACGTGATGGCCGCCGCGCGCGAGGTGTTCAACCCGCTCAACTCGGTGACCGGCTGGCTGAAGGCGCCGGACCCGGCCCCCGGCGCCCCGGAAGGGGTCGCCCCCGCCGCCGCGACCGACCTGCCCGCCGCAACCGGAGAGGTAACCCAGTGA
- a CDS encoding M16 family metallopeptidase translates to MVFHSLGRGLAAAAFLTLAALPLSAATDIEEVTSPGGIKAWLVQEHSIPIISLEISFAGGSALDPAGKEGAGNLSMALLEEGAGDRDAVAFARAAEGIGAQFGFSSGADSASVSASMLTENRDASVALLHDALTAPRFGEEAVERVRAQVLSGLRSDETDPQSIASKTFRELVFPDDPYGRSTDGTIESVTALTAADLRAAHDAMLVRSRARIGVVGDITPEELGKMLDTLFEGLPQDGPALPGHVEPNLTGGTTVQAFDTPQSVVVFAQKGIDRHDPDFFPAYVLNHILGGGGFSSRLTEEVREKRGLTYGVYSYLAGYDRANLWMGGVASANDRVGKAIEVIKAEWARMAQGGVTDRELQDAKTYLTGAYPLRFDSNSKIADILVGVQEEGLGIDYTTKRNDYVNAVTKEDIARVAKRLMTPDGLRFVVVGKPEGVTASN, encoded by the coding sequence ATGGTTTTCCACAGCCTTGGCCGCGGCCTTGCCGCCGCCGCCTTCCTCACCCTCGCGGCGCTGCCGCTCTCCGCGGCCACCGACATCGAGGAGGTCACCTCCCCGGGCGGCATCAAGGCCTGGCTGGTGCAGGAGCATTCCATCCCGATCATCTCGCTGGAGATCAGCTTCGCCGGCGGCAGCGCGCTGGACCCCGCGGGCAAGGAAGGCGCCGGCAACCTCTCCATGGCGCTGCTGGAGGAGGGCGCGGGTGACCGCGACGCCGTGGCCTTCGCCCGGGCCGCGGAAGGCATCGGCGCGCAGTTCGGCTTCTCCTCCGGGGCTGATTCGGCCTCCGTCTCCGCCAGCATGCTGACGGAGAACCGCGACGCCTCCGTGGCGCTGCTGCATGACGCGCTCACCGCGCCGCGTTTCGGCGAGGAGGCGGTGGAGCGCGTGCGCGCCCAGGTGCTCTCCGGCCTGCGCTCGGACGAGACGGACCCGCAGTCCATCGCCTCGAAGACCTTCCGCGAGCTGGTGTTCCCGGACGACCCCTACGGCCGCTCCACCGACGGCACGATCGAGAGCGTGACCGCGCTCACCGCCGCGGACCTGCGCGCCGCGCATGACGCGATGCTGGTGCGCTCGCGCGCCCGCATCGGCGTGGTGGGCGACATCACGCCCGAGGAGCTGGGCAAGATGCTCGACACCCTGTTCGAGGGCCTGCCGCAGGACGGCCCGGCGCTGCCCGGCCATGTGGAGCCCAACCTCACCGGCGGCACCACGGTGCAGGCGTTCGACACCCCGCAATCGGTGGTGGTCTTCGCCCAGAAGGGTATCGACCGGCATGACCCGGATTTCTTTCCGGCCTATGTTCTCAACCACATACTGGGCGGCGGCGGCTTCTCCTCGCGCCTCACCGAGGAGGTGCGCGAGAAGCGCGGCCTCACCTATGGCGTCTATTCGTACCTCGCCGGCTATGACCGGGCGAACCTGTGGATGGGCGGCGTGGCCTCTGCGAATGACCGGGTGGGCAAGGCCATCGAGGTGATCAAGGCGGAATGGGCCCGCATGGCCCAGGGCGGCGTGACCGACCGGGAACTGCAGGACGCGAAGACTTACCTCACCGGCGCCTACCCGCTGCGCTTCGACTCCAACTCCAAGATCGCCGACATCCTGGTGGGCGTGCAGGAGGAGGGGCTCGGCATCGACTACACCACGAAGCGCAACGACTACGTGAACGCGGTCACGAAGGAGGACATCGCCCGGGTGGCGAAGCGCCTGATGACCCCCGACGGCCTGCGCTTCGTCGTGGTGGGCAAGCCGGAGGGCGTGACCGCCTCGAACTGA
- the rbfA gene encoding 30S ribosome-binding factor RbfA: MAKRQFTETSGPSQRMLRVGELIRHALSDVLSRGDLHDPDLGRSPITVSEVRCSPDLRHATVFVLPLLGENTDGVIAALERNRGELRRVVTRAVKLKFSPELHFQPDDSFDRMDETRRLLASDTVRRDVEQDEDETDEDETDGDEGGEDTGRRDA, from the coding sequence ATGGCCAAGCGACAGTTCACTGAGACCTCCGGACCCAGCCAGCGCATGCTGCGCGTGGGAGAGCTGATCCGTCACGCCCTGTCGGACGTGCTGTCGCGCGGCGACCTGCATGACCCGGACCTGGGCCGCTCGCCCATCACCGTCTCCGAGGTGCGCTGCTCGCCCGACCTGCGGCACGCCACGGTTTTCGTGCTGCCCCTGCTGGGCGAGAACACCGACGGGGTGATCGCGGCGCTGGAGCGCAACCGCGGCGAGCTGCGCCGGGTGGTGACCCGCGCGGTGAAGCTGAAGTTCTCGCCGGAGCTGCACTTCCAGCCCGATGACAGTTTCGACCGCATGGACGAGACGCGCCGCCTGCTCGCCTCCGACACCGTGCGCCGCGACGTGGAGCAGGACGAGGACGAGACCGACGAGGACGAGACCGACGGGGACGAGGGCGGCGAGGACACCGGCCGCCGCGACGCCTGA
- the truB gene encoding tRNA pseudouridine(55) synthase TruB — MARGKKGRPVDGWLVVDKPAGITSSAVVNKARWAFGARKAGHAGTLDPAATGVLAIAFGEATKTVPYITDALKAYRFTVTWGAATNTDDAEGEVIETSALRPSEADIRAALPAFTGDILQVPPQFSAVKVEGERAYALARAGDELELSARPLFVESLDLVEAGADTAVLEMVCGKGGYVRSIARDLGRRLGCLGHVKELRRVWSGPFEASDGIAFTLLDELAKSPELDRHLLPLETGLAELPELRCTPEGAARLRNGNPGMVLAAEVEYGDEAWASFEGRAVAIGVYRAGELHPSRVLLSGE, encoded by the coding sequence ATGGCGCGCGGAAAGAAGGGCCGTCCGGTCGATGGCTGGCTGGTGGTCGACAAGCCCGCCGGCATCACGTCCTCGGCCGTGGTGAACAAGGCCCGCTGGGCCTTCGGCGCCCGCAAGGCCGGCCATGCCGGCACGCTCGACCCCGCCGCCACCGGCGTGCTCGCCATCGCCTTCGGCGAGGCCACCAAGACCGTTCCCTACATCACCGACGCGCTGAAGGCCTACCGGTTCACCGTCACCTGGGGGGCGGCCACGAACACCGATGACGCCGAGGGCGAGGTGATCGAAACCTCCGCCCTGCGCCCCTCCGAGGCCGATATCCGCGCCGCGCTGCCGGCGTTCACCGGCGATATCCTGCAGGTTCCGCCGCAGTTCTCCGCCGTAAAGGTGGAGGGCGAGCGGGCCTACGCGCTGGCACGGGCCGGCGACGAGCTGGAGCTCTCCGCCCGGCCGCTCTTCGTGGAGAGCCTCGATCTGGTGGAGGCAGGGGCCGACACCGCCGTGCTGGAGATGGTCTGCGGCAAGGGCGGTTACGTGCGCTCCATCGCGCGCGATCTCGGCCGCAGGCTCGGCTGCCTCGGCCATGTGAAGGAGCTGCGCCGGGTGTGGTCCGGCCCGTTCGAGGCCTCCGACGGCATCGCGTTCACGCTGCTGGACGAACTGGCGAAATCCCCCGAGCTGGACAGGCACCTGCTGCCGCTGGAAACCGGCCTGGCCGAGCTGCCCGAGCTGCGCTGCACCCCCGAGGGCGCGGCCCGGCTGCGCAACGGCAACCCGGGCATGGTTCTGGCCGCGGAGGTGGAGTACGGCGACGAGGCCTGGGCCAGCTTCGAGGGCCGCGCCGTGGCGATCGGGGTCTACAGGGCCGGCGAACTTCACCCCTCGCGGGTTCTGCTCTCCGGGGAGTGA
- a CDS encoding cold-shock protein: MATGTVKWFNETKGFGFIQPDGAGKDVFLHISALNRSGLAAPADGQKVEFEMEKGRDGRESAGDVKFID; this comes from the coding sequence ATGGCTACTGGCACCGTGAAATGGTTCAACGAAACCAAAGGTTTTGGCTTCATTCAGCCCGATGGCGCTGGCAAGGACGTGTTCCTGCACATTTCGGCTCTCAACCGTTCGGGCCTCGCTGCTCCGGCTGACGGCCAGAAGGTCGAGTTCGAAATGGAGAAGGGCCGCGACGGCCGTGAATCCGCAGGCGATGTGAAATTCATCGACTGA
- a CDS encoding DUF1810 domain-containing protein → MSLRRFIEAQEGVYPIALTELRSGRKTRHWIWFVFPQLLGLGRSEMSRRYALTGPAEARAYLADPLLGARLHESTRAMLSHRGVPAAEILGRPDDRKFHACVTLFRHVSAPESEDDFLFSDALDTFFDGRDHPATVARL, encoded by the coding sequence ATGTCGCTGAGGCGCTTCATCGAGGCGCAGGAGGGGGTCTACCCCATCGCGCTCACCGAACTCCGGTCCGGCCGCAAGACGCGCCACTGGATATGGTTCGTGTTCCCTCAGCTCCTGGGCCTCGGCCGCTCCGAAATGTCGCGCCGCTACGCGCTCACCGGCCCCGCCGAGGCGCGGGCCTACCTCGCGGACCCGCTCCTCGGCGCCCGCCTGCACGAATCGACCCGCGCGATGCTCTCCCACCGCGGCGTTCCGGCGGCCGAAATCCTTGGACGCCCCGATGACCGGAAGTTCCACGCCTGCGTCACCCTGTTCCGGCATGTCTCCGCCCCCGAAAGCGAAGACGATTTCCTGTTCTCGGACGCCCTGGACACGTTCTTCGACGGCCGCGACCATCCTGCCACAGTTGCGAGATTGTGA